A DNA window from Streptomyces parvus contains the following coding sequences:
- a CDS encoding Cmx/CmrA family chloramphenicol efflux MFS transporter produces the protein MPIAVYVLGLAVFAQGTSEFMLSGLLSGIAADLDVSLSAAGLLTSAFAVGMVVGAPVMALSSRTWPRRRALLLFLAVFVAVHAAGALTPGYGVLLATRFVGALANAGFWAVALSTAVAMVPDRLKGRAAAVVVGGVTVACVVGVPAGAVLGERWGWRSAFWAVAIVSLPAFLAVWRSVPGGGGRGATAGGAASVAAPAPVPGPALVSVRDELRVLFGPRLRPVLLTMALVQGATFCTFSYLEPLLTRETGLGAGWVPVALALFGAGAFAGVTAAGRYADAHPVAVVATGMAALTVGWSALALTAGSPVLALALVPLLGLLAFGTGTALITRVLGLAPDAPTLAGAFSTTAFNLGATVGPWAGGLALDAGFGHRAPVGVSALLMVVALLVAAATAKSRRPRAGERRLSAVNRSARGRRGSPGEHPGTRL, from the coding sequence ATGCCAATCGCCGTCTACGTCCTCGGGCTCGCGGTCTTCGCCCAGGGCACCTCCGAGTTCATGCTGTCCGGGCTCCTCTCCGGCATCGCCGCCGACCTCGACGTCTCCCTCTCCGCCGCCGGCCTCCTCACCTCCGCGTTCGCCGTCGGCATGGTCGTCGGCGCACCCGTCATGGCGCTGTCCAGCCGCACCTGGCCGCGCCGCCGCGCGCTGCTCCTCTTCCTCGCGGTGTTCGTCGCCGTCCACGCCGCCGGTGCTCTCACCCCCGGTTACGGGGTGCTCCTCGCGACCCGTTTCGTCGGGGCCCTCGCCAACGCGGGGTTCTGGGCGGTCGCGCTGAGCACCGCCGTCGCGATGGTCCCCGACCGGCTGAAGGGCCGGGCCGCCGCCGTGGTGGTCGGCGGGGTGACGGTCGCCTGCGTGGTGGGCGTACCGGCCGGCGCGGTGCTGGGGGAGCGGTGGGGCTGGCGGTCGGCCTTCTGGGCGGTCGCGATCGTCTCGCTGCCTGCCTTCCTCGCGGTCTGGCGTTCCGTCCCGGGCGGGGGCGGTAGGGGGGCTACGGCCGGTGGCGCCGCTTCCGTAGCCGCGCCTGCTCCCGTGCCCGGGCCCGCTCTCGTCTCCGTACGCGACGAACTGCGCGTCCTGTTCGGCCCCCGGCTGCGGCCGGTCCTGCTCACGATGGCCCTGGTGCAGGGGGCGACCTTCTGCACGTTCTCCTATCTGGAGCCGCTCCTCACCCGGGAGACGGGCCTGGGTGCGGGGTGGGTGCCGGTGGCCCTGGCGCTCTTCGGGGCGGGGGCGTTCGCCGGGGTCACGGCGGCCGGCCGGTACGCGGACGCCCACCCGGTCGCCGTCGTCGCCACGGGCATGGCCGCTCTTACCGTCGGCTGGTCGGCGCTGGCGCTTACGGCGGGCAGCCCGGTGCTCGCCCTGGCCCTGGTCCCGCTGCTCGGCCTGCTCGCCTTCGGTACGGGCACCGCCCTCATCACGCGGGTCCTGGGCCTCGCCCCCGACGCCCCGACGCTGGCCGGTGCCTTCTCGACGACCGCGTTCAACCTGGGGGCGACGGTGGGCCCGTGGGCCGGCGGTCTGGCCTTGGACGCGGGGTTCGGCCACCGGGCGCCGGTCGGGGTGAGCGCCCTGCTGATGGTGGTCGCGCTGCTCGTCGCGGCGGCCACGGCGAAGAGCCGCCGCCCCCGAGCGGGGGAGCGGCGGCTCTCAGCGGTGAACCGGAGCGCCCGGGGGCGCCGCGGATCGCCGGGAGAACACCCGGGGACCCGCTTGTGA
- a CDS encoding C40 family peptidase, with product MSHTAHIPSHRKPRQRASKSALRAGVAGGFLSTIAVAGAAGPAQAEPVTRTIEMPTITDGLSTAVAASAQATQQVALDLEKQASEDAAAEKAAKAAKKAHAEAVRKAEAEKKAEAAAKAEAEAQERAERASRTSERTTLSASAGSSDSGSSASASAPSSSSSSSSNVSGSAASIVAFAKAQVGDAYVSGGTGPNAWDCSGLVQAAYRTAGIDLPRVSQSQSTAGTQVSLDNLQPGDILYWGGAGSAYHVAIYVGGGEFVGAQNSSTGTVQRSMDYDRPTGAVRVL from the coding sequence ATGTCCCACACCGCTCACATACCCAGCCACCGGAAGCCCCGTCAGCGCGCCTCGAAGTCGGCACTGCGGGCCGGAGTTGCCGGTGGCTTCCTCAGCACCATCGCGGTCGCGGGTGCCGCCGGTCCGGCCCAGGCCGAGCCGGTGACCCGGACGATCGAGATGCCCACGATCACGGACGGCCTCTCCACCGCTGTCGCCGCCTCCGCCCAGGCCACGCAGCAGGTCGCCCTCGACCTGGAGAAGCAGGCCAGCGAGGACGCCGCCGCCGAGAAGGCCGCGAAGGCGGCCAAGAAGGCCCACGCCGAGGCCGTTCGCAAGGCCGAGGCCGAGAAGAAGGCCGAAGCCGCCGCGAAGGCCGAGGCAGAGGCGCAGGAGCGTGCCGAGCGCGCCTCCCGGACCTCCGAGCGCACGACGCTCAGCGCCTCCGCCGGCTCCTCGGACTCCGGCAGCTCCGCCTCCGCCTCCGCCCCGTCCTCCTCCTCCTCCTCCTCCTCGAACGTGAGCGGTTCGGCCGCCTCCATCGTGGCGTTCGCCAAGGCCCAGGTCGGCGACGCGTACGTCTCCGGCGGCACCGGCCCCAACGCGTGGGACTGCTCGGGCCTCGTCCAGGCCGCCTACCGCACGGCGGGCATCGACCTGCCGCGTGTCTCCCAGTCCCAGTCGACCGCCGGGACCCAGGTCTCCCTGGACAACCTCCAGCCCGGCGACATCCTGTACTGGGGCGGCGCGGGCAGCGCGTACCACGTGGCGATCTACGTCGGTGGCGGCGAGTTCGTCGGTGCGCAGAACTCCAGCACCGGCACGGTGCAGCGCTCCATGGACTACGACCGGCCGACCGGCGCGGTCCGCGTTCTCTGA
- a CDS encoding NADH-quinone oxidoreductase subunit A: MNAYAPILVLGALGAGFAIFSVVMATLIGPKRYNRAKLEAYECGIEPTPTPAGGGRFPIKYYLTAMLFIVFDIEIVFLYPWAVSFDALGIFGLVEMLLFVLTVFVAYAYVWRRGGLEWD, encoded by the coding sequence GTGAATGCCTACGCGCCCATCCTCGTGCTCGGCGCCCTCGGGGCAGGGTTTGCGATCTTCTCCGTGGTCATGGCCACGCTTATCGGCCCCAAGCGCTACAACCGGGCAAAGCTCGAAGCGTACGAGTGCGGTATCGAACCCACCCCGACTCCGGCCGGAGGCGGCCGCTTTCCCATCAAGTACTACCTGACGGCGATGCTTTTCATCGTCTTCGACATCGAGATCGTCTTCCTCTATCCCTGGGCGGTCTCCTTCGACGCCCTGGGGATCTTCGGGCTCGTGGAGATGCTGCTCTTCGTGCTCACCGTCTTCGTCGCCTACGCGTATGTGTGGCGTCGCGGCGGCCTGGAATGGGACTGA
- a CDS encoding NADH-quinone oxidoreductase subunit B family protein, with protein sequence MGLEEKLPSGFVLTTVEQAAGWVRKASVFPATFGLACCAIEMMTTGAGRYDLARFGMEVFRGSPRQADLMIVAGRVSQKMAPVLRQVYDQMPNPKWVISMGVCASSGGMFNNYAIVQGVDHIVPVDIYLPGCPPRPEMLLDAILKLHQKIQGSKLGVNAEEAAREAEEAALKALPLIEMKGLLR encoded by the coding sequence ATGGGACTCGAAGAGAAACTGCCGAGCGGCTTCGTTCTGACCACGGTCGAGCAGGCCGCGGGCTGGGTGCGGAAAGCCTCCGTCTTCCCGGCCACGTTCGGACTGGCCTGCTGCGCCATCGAGATGATGACGACCGGCGCGGGCCGCTACGACCTGGCCCGGTTCGGGATGGAGGTCTTCCGCGGATCACCGCGCCAGGCGGACCTGATGATCGTCGCGGGCCGGGTGAGCCAGAAGATGGCGCCCGTCCTGCGACAGGTCTACGACCAGATGCCGAATCCCAAGTGGGTCATCTCCATGGGGGTTTGCGCATCATCTGGCGGTATGTTCAACAATTACGCCATTGTGCAGGGTGTTGATCACATTGTGCCGGTGGATATCTATTTGCCGGGTTGTCCGCCCCGTCCCGAGATGCTGCTGGACGCCATCCTCAAGCTCCACCAGAAGATCCAGGGCTCCAAGCTCGGGGTCAACGCGGAGGAGGCCGCCCGCGAGGCGGAGGAAGCGGCCCTCAAGGCGCTGCCCCTGATCGAGATGAAGGGGCTGCTGCGGTGA
- a CDS encoding NADH-quinone oxidoreductase subunit C, whose translation MTENPNANGDERNGNAVPAPRDTGGEVIRVRKGMFGANNGGDTSGYGGLIRTVTLPGAASRPYGGWFDEVADELEGALEEQDLLPANAIEKTVVDRDELTFHIAREHLVQVARTLRDDPALRFELCTGVSGVHFPGDKGRELHAVYHLRSLTHGRIIRLEVSAPDSDPHIPSLVAVYPTNDWHEREAYDFFGLIFDGHPALTRIMMPDDWQGFPQRKDYPLGGIAVEYKGAQIPAPDQRRSYS comes from the coding sequence GTGACCGAGAACCCCAACGCCAACGGCGACGAGCGAAACGGCAACGCCGTACCCGCGCCGCGCGACACCGGCGGCGAGGTCATCCGCGTCCGCAAGGGCATGTTCGGCGCGAACAACGGCGGCGACACCTCCGGCTACGGCGGCCTCATCCGCACCGTCACTCTGCCGGGAGCCGCCTCCCGGCCCTACGGCGGCTGGTTCGACGAGGTGGCCGACGAGCTCGAAGGGGCCCTGGAGGAACAGGACCTGCTCCCCGCCAACGCCATCGAGAAGACCGTCGTCGACCGCGACGAGCTGACCTTCCACATCGCGCGCGAACACCTGGTCCAGGTCGCCCGCACCCTGCGCGACGACCCCGCCCTGCGCTTCGAGCTCTGCACGGGCGTCAGCGGCGTCCACTTCCCGGGCGACAAGGGCCGCGAACTGCACGCCGTCTACCACCTGCGCTCGCTCACCCACGGCCGGATCATCCGGCTGGAGGTGTCCGCCCCGGACAGCGACCCGCACATCCCGTCGCTCGTCGCGGTCTACCCGACCAACGACTGGCACGAGCGCGAGGCGTACGACTTCTTCGGCCTCATCTTCGACGGGCACCCCGCCCTGACCCGGATCATGATGCCGGACGACTGGCAGGGCTTCCCGCAGCGCAAGGACTACCCGCTCGGCGGCATCGCCGTCGAGTACAAGGGCGCCCAGATCCCGGCTCCGGACCAGCGGAGGTCGTACTCCTGA